In the genome of Olsenella profusa DSM 13989, one region contains:
- a CDS encoding N-acetylmuramoyl-L-alanine amidase family protein produces the protein MRQKKSMPIVLVTAFALMFSVLLTTPGRASATEATDDAETAPISDEDMQRINDALPPQTTTTRRMRSTGLGSSGKFVVALDAGHGGNDAGAVGNGLQEKALNLRIAMAAKAELESHGITVCMIRDSDTCVFSTNAALELQARVTKAYKAGASVYVSLHVNSGGSSGAEVWYPRTDISYFPECGTQGQGLASAILDALTNGEPYGIARRGIFQRKNVEDTYPDGSLSDYYAVIRHAREYGFTGIIVEHGFIDNASDAYNLNRHAEAMGRADADAIMRYYGLAATWERSSDGQHWMVRESGSYVRSAWRYLGNAWYYLDGQGYMVTGWQIIGGVHYWFDASGAMATGWRRLDGSWYYFDGSGARITGWQRIGSTWYYLDPSSGAMHTGWIWTDGAWYYLYDSGAMATGWVKVGGSWYLLGGSGAMLTGWQREGAREWELGPSGAWTGASR, from the coding sequence GTGAGGCAGAAGAAGTCCATGCCCATCGTCCTCGTGACAGCCTTTGCGCTGATGTTCTCGGTGCTACTGACTACACCAGGCCGCGCATCTGCCACCGAGGCCACCGATGATGCCGAGACCGCACCCATCTCTGACGAGGACATGCAGAGGATCAACGACGCCCTCCCGCCGCAGACCACGACCACGAGGCGCATGCGCTCCACGGGCCTCGGCAGCTCGGGTAAGTTCGTGGTTGCGCTCGATGCGGGTCATGGCGGCAACGACGCCGGCGCCGTGGGCAACGGCCTCCAGGAGAAGGCCCTCAACCTGCGCATTGCAATGGCCGCTAAGGCGGAGCTCGAGAGTCATGGCATCACCGTGTGTATGATTCGCGATTCCGACACCTGCGTGTTCAGCACCAACGCCGCCCTTGAGCTGCAGGCTCGTGTGACCAAGGCCTACAAGGCCGGCGCAAGCGTGTATGTGAGCCTGCACGTCAACTCCGGTGGCAGTTCTGGTGCCGAGGTGTGGTATCCCCGCACGGACATCTCGTACTTTCCCGAATGCGGCACGCAGGGACAGGGCCTCGCAAGCGCCATCCTCGATGCGCTCACCAACGGCGAGCCCTATGGCATCGCGCGCCGCGGCATCTTCCAGCGCAAGAACGTCGAGGACACCTATCCCGACGGGTCGCTCTCCGACTACTACGCCGTCATCCGCCATGCCCGCGAATATGGCTTCACCGGCATCATCGTGGAGCACGGCTTCATCGACAACGCCTCCGATGCCTATAACCTCAATCGCCATGCCGAGGCCATGGGCAGGGCCGATGCGGATGCCATCATGCGTTACTATGGCCTGGCCGCCACCTGGGAGCGGTCATCCGATGGCCAGCATTGGATGGTCAGGGAGAGTGGCTCGTACGTTCGGAGTGCCTGGAGGTACCTGGGCAATGCCTGGTACTACTTGGATGGCCAGGGCTATATGGTCACGGGGTGGCAGATCATCGGTGGCGTTCACTACTGGTTTGATGCCTCAGGCGCCATGGCGACCGGCTGGCGTCGGCTGGATGGCTCCTGGTACTACTTCGATGGTTCCGGTGCCCGTATCACGGGCTGGCAGCGCATTGGCTCCACGTGGTACTACCTCGACCCCTCCTCGGGTGCCATGCATACGGGCTGGATATGGACGGATGGCGCATGGTATTACCTCTACGATTCTGGCGCCATGGCCACCGGTTGGGTGAAAGTCGGAGGTTCCTGGTACCTCCTCGGCGGCTCGGGCGCCATGCTCACGGGATGGCAACGCGAGGGCGCTCGGGAATGGGAGCTTGGCCCGTCCGGTGCCTGGACGGGTGCCAGCAGGTAG